From a single Brassica oleracea var. oleracea cultivar TO1000 chromosome C5, BOL, whole genome shotgun sequence genomic region:
- the LOC106344930 gene encoding uncharacterized protein LOC106344930, translating to MADMLHKAIQAMSLEEEEPLTLPDSPRFRVYDENETSLLGCLLNPDCQSMREEDLQTVLKDRPWSYNHWAMVIDRWTPNPPEDFLQHMELWIRIRHIPVNLFTTDTMYALAKEVGKVEVIAYDPKVSQTKDYIRAKVLLNVDNPAKASRKLTVSKESTVTIEFKYEKIHKRCFHCLRLTHEKLRCPLLRRGTHNGKMMTQTPRPVTVAPLVTDPLEGPPGFPILFPELSKEDMKMAMLYISHADETERRARIQRVQQGFKENKAESSIRLTKITKELDKGKWHVFSYQDHGSDKFRSSGSGQRSYSKLTICDKEEGDTDSSASYLSACSKPVLPTGFRLGPSSGGRVSGTQGTSKASRRRPSSWKRKVFANSNQTIINGAPLSSSKAGSTKRKPTPLVPAENMSFKVSDYTVASVLKPLPSQ from the exons ATGGCAGACATGTTGCATAAGGCTATTCAAGCAATGTCGTTGGAAGAGGAGGAACCGCTTACGCTCCCAGACAGCCCCAGATTCCGAGTGTATGATGAGAATGAAACTAGTTTGCTGGGTTGTTTGTTGAATCCTGACTGCCAATCAATG CGTGAAGAAGATCTTCAAACGGTGTTGAAGGATAGACCATGGTCCTATAACCATTGGGCCATGGTGATTGATCGATGGACTCCAAACCCACCCGAAGATTTCCTTCAACACATGGAGTTATGGATTCGTATCCGCCACATTCCTGTGAATCTGTTCACAACAGATACGATGTATGCTTTGGCTAAGGAAGTGGGCAAGGTGGAGGTGATTGCGTACGATCCTAAAGTTTCTCAAACCAAAGATTATATCAGAGCTAAGGTTCTATTAAATGTTGACAACCCAGCGAAGGCCTCCAGGAAGCTTACTGTCTCTAAAGAGTCGACAGTAACAATTGAGTTCAAATATGAAAAGATTCATAAACGTTGCTTTCACTGTCTTCGTCTTACTCACGAAAAACTTCGATGTCCTCTTCTAAGGAGAGGAACTCATAATGGCAAGATGATGACACAAACACCGCGTCCTGTGACTGTGGCTCCTCTAGTTACAGATCCGCTTGAAGGGCCACCGGGTTTCCCTATATTATTTCCGGAATTGTCAAAAGAAGATATGAAGATGGCTATGTTGTACATCTCTCATGCTGATGAGACTGAAAGAAGAGCTAGGATACAGCGTGTGCAACAAGGATTCAAAGAGAACAAAGCAGAGTCTTCGATCAGGTTGACAAAAATCACCAAGGAACTAGACAAAGGAAAGTGGCATGTTTTCTCCTATCAGGATCATGGTTCAGACAAGTTCAGGAGCTCGGGGTCTGGTCAGAGATCTTACTCTAAGCTAACCATTTGCGATAAGGAGGAAGGAGATACAGACTCTTCTGCTTCGTATCTTTCAGCTTGCTCAAAACCTGTTCTTCCTACGGGTTTTCGGCTTGGCCCTTCTTCGGGAGGGCGAGTCTCCGGGACCCAGGGGACGAGCAAGGCTTCAAGGAGACGGCCTTCGTCCTGGAAAAGGAAAGTCTTTGCAAACTCCAATCAAACGATCATCAACGGTGCTCCATTGTCTTCTTCCAAAGCCGGCAGCACCAAAAGGAAACCAACTCCTCTTGTTCCTGCAGAAAACATGTCATTCAAAGTCTCAGACTATACGGTGGCTTCGGTTTTGAAGCCACTGCCTTCCCAATGA